One genomic window of Equus caballus isolate H_3958 breed thoroughbred chromosome 6, TB-T2T, whole genome shotgun sequence includes the following:
- the OR6C71 gene encoding olfactory receptor 6C74, with protein sequence MINDTMVTTFILLGLTDDPNWQIIIFFFLLLTYLLSVTGNLTIILLTLLHSHLNTPMYFFLQNFSFLELSLTSVCIPRFLVSIVTMDKTISYDACVTQLFFTIFLGVSEFFLLAAMSYDRYVAICKPLHYATIISNRVCTQLVVTSWLAGLLTVSPGLIMGLRLEFCDANAIDHFFCDYSPVLKLSCTDTQVIELLSFILATVTLLITLALVLLSYANIMRTILKIPCAQQKKAFSTCSSHMIVVSISYGSCIFMYIKPSAEERVALNKGVAVLTTSVAPVLNPFIYTLRNKQVKQALKDTVKKMHLYYFRILALALI encoded by the coding sequence ATGATAAACGATACAATGGTGACAACATTCATTCTCCTAGGACTGACAGATGACCCAAACTGgcaaattataattttcttttttctacttctgacatatttattgagtgtcactGGAAATCTGACCATTATCCTCCTCACTCTGCTGCATTCCCACCTCAACacacccatgtatttcttccttcagaaTTTTTCCTTCTTAGAATTATCCTTGACATCTGTCTGCATCCCTAGATTCCTGGTCAGCATAGTGACTATGGATAAAACAATTTCCTATGATGCTTGTGTGACACAGTTGTTTTTTACCATCTTTTTGGGTGTTTCAGAGTTTTTCCTGTTGGCTGccatgtcctatgaccgctatgtggccatctgcaaaccccTTCATTATGCAACCATTATAAGCAACAGAGTCTGCACCCAACTGGTTGTTACCTCTTGGTTGGCTGGGTTATTAACAGTCTCTCCTGGACTTATCATGGGCCTGAGGTTGGAATTCTGTGATGCCAATGCTATTGACCACTTTTTCTGTGACTATTCTCCTGTCCTCAAACTCTCCTGCACAGACACCCAAGTCATAGAACTGTTAAGTTTTATTTTAGCCACTGTCACACTCCTGATTACATTGGCACTGGTATTGCTCTCCTATGCAAATATCATGAGAACAATTCTGAAGATCCCTTGTGCCCAGCAGAAGAAGGCTTTCTCTACCTGTTCCTCCCACATGATTGTTGTCTCTATCTCTTATGGCAgctgtatttttatgtatattaaacCTTCTGCAGAGGAAAGGGTAGCTTTAAACAAGGGGGTAGCAGTACTCACTACCTCAGTTGCACCTGTATTAAATCCTTTTATTTATACTCtaagaa